ggaggctcaggggaggcctcatcactctctccaactccctgaaaggaggttggagccaggggggggttgggctcttttcccaggcaactctcagcaagacaagagggcacaagaggtctcaagttgtgccaggggaggtttaggttggacatgagaaagaatttctttctggagagggtgctcagccattggaatgggctgcccagggaaggggtggattctccatccctggagatatttccaaagagcctggatgtggcactcagtgccatgggctgggaaccacggggggagtggagcaagggttggacttgatgagctctgaggtcccttccaacccagcccattctgtgattctatgaacccCAGACActtccccagggatgctgaggagcaggaaggtgTTGGCTACAcctttttcctggctttttgtccccctccccaggctgtcACCTCTCCCATcctgctgggggtgctgggctggggaaatCTTTTTGTCCTGCTGGGtgaatttttcctctctttcagctTTATCCATCCACCAGCTTGCAGCCCAGGGGGAGCTCAGCCAGCTCAGGGAGCATCTCCAGAAAGGTACCTGGGATCAGGTCAGGAAATCAGCTCCTAAGTGGTGACCCAAGGCAGGACAAGGGGTGGCACCTGGGACACAGGACAAGGGGTGGCACTTGAGGCACAGGAGGTTCTGGGTcgacataaaattatttttttttcactctgagggtgaCCAAACCCTCCTGGGACAAGCGGCCCAAAGAGGTTCTGGGGTCTGGAgggttccaaccccccctggagtGCCCCACACTGGGGTGGTTTGGGCTCCCATGgcctctggaggtcccttccaagccctaacactgatttttgggttttttttatcatctcttGGCTTCACTCCAAGCCTTTGCTGGGTAAACTGtgggaggggggctgggggagcatggggggggggggtgtttccCATTGTTTATTTatcctcatccctgctcctccaggtGAGAACTTGGTCAACAAACCTGATGAGAGAGGTTTCACccccctgctctgggctgcagctttTGGGGAGATTGAGACAGTTCGGTACCTCCTGGAATGGGTGAGGATCCCCCAGAACCTGGGCAATGGGAATCttctcccttccaaccccccctgggctgggagctaaaaaaaaaaccttatccCCCACttagcaataattttttttgtcaccaAATATCTGGTTTTTGGGCCCTCTGAGATCAGGTTCAGCACCTGTGATCTGCCAGGAAAGTCCTCAGGGAGGTGACATTGGGGTCCATGAATTCCTGGTTGAGGATTCCTTGGGGATGAGCAGGATCCAGGTCCCCCAACCTTCTGGGTCCAAGGAGCAAAGCCCAAAACCTGGTTCTGGTACTGGGTGAGCAGGAAAACTGCACCAAAGAGACAccagagggaaagaggagatAAAGGATGGGATGAATCCCAGAgttaccttggttggaaaaaaaacctttcaggcTCCAACTTGGAATATTCTGGGCTTCTCatccaagtccaaccattaacctgaGAAATCCTTAACTAAAcacagggatggtgactccaccactgccctggatAGCCAGGAATTCCAGGAATGGTCCAGGAGGTCCAGGAATGGTCCAGGAAGTTCAGGAATGGTCCAGGAAGTTCAGGAATGGTCCAGGAAGTTCAGGAATGGCCCATAGCTGGACGACAGAGGATTTCTAGGTAAAATCAGTACCAAAAGAGTCAATGGATAGTGTAGAGGGCTGGTGATGCTGCTACTACTGCTAGGAAAGGCTGAGTAAGAGGAATTCTCAGGATTCATTTCCTAGCACTGGAAAAGGGCTTTGGAATCTCAGCTGAGATCTTGGCTGCTGATTAAAATCCACCCAGGAAAAAGGGTTTGGGGATTCCAGGACCTGTCTCTACCCCCCCTTGGGACCTGGCTGGGTGATCATCACCCCTGAAACACCCAGGtttgggttgggggggggggattttgacacctctgctgtccccagggtgcAGACCCCCCACGTGTTGGCCAAGGAGAGGGAGAGTGCCCTGTCCCTGGCCAGCATGGGTGGCTACACTGACATTGTCACCATGCTGCTGGAGAGGAACGTGGACATCAACATCTATGACTGGGTGAgtcaaaaaaggggaaaaaatcccacctatccctcccccccaaaaaaaaatccctcatttttcaaaagcagcgTTTTTAAAATCTCCGACTGGCTGAGtcaaaaagggggaaaaatccCACCCtatccctccccccccaaaaaatcccctcATTTTTCAAAAGTAGTGTTTTTAACATCTACAACTGAGTGAGtcaaaaaggggaaaatccctcccatccctcccccccaaaaaaaaatccctcatttttcaaaagcagcgTTTTTAAAATCTACGACTGGGTGAGtcaaaaagggggaaaaattcCCCCCATTCTccctctccaaaaaaaaaaacacctcatttttcaaaagcagtgtttttaaaatctgtgactGGGTGAGtcaaaaaggggggaaaatcCCACCTatccctcccaaaaaaaaaaaaaatcccctcatttttcaaaagcagcgTTTTTAAAATCTCCGACTGGGTGAGtcaaaaaggggggaaaatacctccccccccaaaaaaaaagaaaaaacctcaagaTTTTTCAGCAAGATCAGGTTGTTTGCCTCTCTCCTAGCTGCTCATTTGCCTGCTCAGGGGTTTTTGGGATTAATAATTTGGGAATAATTTTGGGATGCTGAGTGAGGAGACGGCGCTCAGGCCTCGGGGCTGCCCTTCCAAAAGAGCAGAATTCAGGGAAAATAAtcacaataattaaaaaatgaccctccaagaaaaaaaaaaaccagggagagggtggggagggggatccCAGTGGATGGGGGGCAGCAGGAATGAGgcagccccttccctctccttgcaGAACGGGGGCACCCCCCCTGCTCTATGCTGTGCGTGGCAACCACATCAAGTGTGTGGAGGCTCTGCTAGGTAAGGGGGGGACAAGCTTGGGGACAGGAGTGGGACACTGCTGGGGGTGTCAGGGACAGCTTTGGGGGGTCCCCCTCTCCCATCACCTccactccctgctcccagctcgTGGTGCTGACCTGACGACGGAGGCGGATTCTGGCTACACCCCCATGGATCTGGCAGTGGCCCTGGGacacaaaaaaaggcaagtggccccctctcccccttccctgcccccagATGAGTCCCAATTTCcaggttttttctttattcctttatttttaatttaagtttttattttatttaattttttcttttgactttcCACCATGCAGAGGAACCAAGGCAGAGAATTTCCTGCCCCTTGGGATGGTGTTTGGGTGGATGGGCCAGGGAaggctttggggggggggatttttatttttttttcccagcctcttGCTGGAAAAGAGGTGGGAAATGGTGAGCAGGTCTGGGGCAGAGCAGAACTGGGCTTTTCTCAGGCTTGGCTTCCCCAGGTttcatttctctcctctccGGGCAGTCCAACAGGTGATGGAAAATCACATCCTGAAGCTCTTCCAGAAAAAAGAGCTGGAATGAGCTCCTAGACCACCCTAAAGGAGGCAAGGAGCACGGGAAGGAGGCAGGAACCCCTTGGAAAATCTCCTGGAGGTGGATAACAGAGCCCTTCCCTCCAGGGACACCCTCAGGGCAGGCTGGGCTCGGCTGCTTTTTGTGTGTTGcatttttggaaataaaaaaactccCAGGAGCCATGGGGGAGCTCTCTCTGTTGGCTCAACTGATGGTCCCAGCACCAGCTACTGGGCAAGTGCAAAGGGAACTGGGCCAGCACCTTCCCTTGCCAGCCAGGAAGGTGCCACAGCCCCAGCTGGTCCCCAACACGATGCAGCTGGGACACCATTTATTCACCAAGTCCCATCCTTGTGTCCCCCCAAAGCCCCTGCATTGCTGTCCCTGCCATCCAggggcccccccccccccccccccccccccctcccccccccctctcagcaccctggggtgcagCTGGGAGGGTGTTtgtccccctttccccccccccatgcTGTCCCTTGCTGCTGCCCTAGAGCCTCTCGCCCAGCACCCCGAGGTGGTAGACCACAATCCTCCCAAAAAAGTCCATGCTGTCCTCAAAAGTGATCTTCAGCTTATCCAGCACCATCTCCTCCACCTGGAATCTGTGTAGGAtccatcaaggaaaaaaaaaaaaaaagaaaaataggcaGGGGGACACCACAACCCAACTCTTGAGGGGCCCCACGTGGGGCTCCCAACCCTCTCCAGAGATGCTCCAGTGGTAGCCAAGTGCCACCAGGCCAGGGTTGTTGTTAAaactccagctctgctgtccccCTCATGGTCCTCCACAGCCCCCAGTGGCTCTGAACCCACTTTTCCCCCAAGCCTTGGAAGGCCCAAAcccttcccaccccagctgGGGAGGTGGCAAAGGATATCTGCATGGCATGGACATCCTGGGGGTACAGCGTGGATCTTCTCACCAgttcttcccctgctctgcagcctgggtgggaggagaaggtggaggCTGAGGTGCTGGGGTGCACCCAGAGCACCCCAAGGATCCTTGgatcctcccttctcccccctccctgctcaaACCCAAGGCTCCAGCCCCTCTTGGCTTTCTGAACCACTGCAGGTTCCAaggatggggaaactgaggcagaaggacccccaccaccacccttaGAGCATCTCCTCACCTTCCAAGGTGCACAACCTGCTGGAGAATCCCCCCTGGAACTGGATGTGGAGCTGGGAGACCTTGACGGGGTGGGGGAAATCCAGGGTGACCCACTGGCACGTGCCCTGGGGGCAGGAATGACACGTCCACGGGGTGTCCCACTcaacacccacccacccctccagcctcccctgtcccccttgtccccaaccccctccccaggacCTGGTCTGAGTTCCAGCAGGTCTCCTCGCTCCCGTCGAACATGTGCTGCTTCCCAAACTGCTTCACATCCCGGTTCAGCACGGAGCTcaccctgcagggacaggggcCACCACCCGGGGGACACCGCGGGGACGACGTCAGCGACGTCAGCGTGGGGCCAGGGGACGGCGTGGGGCACCCGGGAGGGACCTGGGACCGGGGACTCACCGCGTGGCCGTGTGGGCACAGACCAAGGGCTCCACGGGCATGGTGACCTGGGGACAGAGCGGGTCAGGGAGAGGGGACAAGACCAGGGACCCCCGGCAGCCCTGGGGACaatccagcagcaccagagacCCTTGAAGTGACACTGGGGACAACCCAAACAGCACCGGGGACACCTCTGAGAAGGGACTGGAACCCCCCCAGACAGCTCTGGGGACCCTCGGGCAGCCTCTGGGACACTCATAGCAACATTGGGGACCACCCGAGAGCCCAGGGGACAGCCTGGCAGGACTGAGGACCAGCAAACAGCATTGGGGACACCCCAGCAGCATTGAAGGTCCCCAAGGACCACTGGGGATGCCCTCAAGCAGCATTAGGGACCCCCGGACAGCACTGGGGACaatccagcagcaccagagacCCTTGAAGCGACATTGGGGACAACCCAAACAGCACCGGGGACACCTCCGAGAAGGACTGGGACCCCCCAGACAGCTCTGGGGACCTCAGGCAGCCTCTGGACACTCATAGCAACATTTGGGGACCACCCGAGAGCCCGGGGTGGGCTGGCAGGATTGGGGACCACTGGGGATGCCCCCCAAGCAGCATTAGGGACACCTTGGTAGCATTAGGGACCCCCGGACAGCACTGGGGACattccagcagcaccagagacCCTTGAAGCAACATTGGGGACAACCCAAACAGCACTGGGGACAcctgagcagcactgaggaCACCTCCGAGGACTGGGACCCCCCCAGACAGCTCTGGGGACCCTCGGGCAGCCTCTGGGACACTCATAGCAACATTTGGACCACCCGAGAGCCCGGGGGACAGCCTGGCAGGATTGGGGACCAGCAAACAGCATTGGGGACACCCCAGCAGCATTGAAGGTCCCCAAGGACCACTGGGGATGCCCTCAAGCAGCATTAGGGACCCCCGGACAGCACTGGGGACaatccagcagcaccagagacCCTTGAAGTGACATTGGGGACAACCCAAACAGCACCGGGGACCACCTCCGAGAAGGACTGGGACCCCCCCAGACAGCTCTGGGGTCCCTCGGGCAGCCTCTGGGACACTCGTAGCAACATTGGGGACCACCCGAGAGCCCGGGGGACAACCTGGCAGGACTGAGGACCAGCAAACAGCATTGGGGACACCCCAGCAGCATTGAAGGTCCCCAAGGACCACTGGGGATGCCCTCAAGCAGCATTAGGGACACCTTGGTAGCATTAGGGACCCCCGGACAGCACTGGGGACaatccagcagcaccagagacCCTTGAAGTG
This region of Heliangelus exortis chromosome 28, bHelExo1.hap1, whole genome shotgun sequence genomic DNA includes:
- the RFXANK gene encoding LOW QUALITY PROTEIN: DNA-binding protein RFXANK (The sequence of the model RefSeq protein was modified relative to this genomic sequence to represent the inferred CDS: deleted 2 bases in 2 codons): GPGIPLKHSNTLTNRQRGNQISALPATLDTLSIHQLAAQGELSQLREHLQKGENLVNKPDERGFTPLLWAAAFGEIETVRYLLEWGADPPRVGQGRESALSLASMGGYTDIVTMLLERNVDINIYDWNGGTPLLYAVRGNHIKCVEALLARGADLTTEADSGYTPMDLAVALGHKKSPTGDGKSHPEALPEKRAGMSS
- the NR2C2AP gene encoding nuclear receptor 2C2-associated protein, producing the protein MPVEPLVCAHTATRVSSVLNRDVKQFGKQHMFDGSEETCWNSDQGTCQWVTLDFPHPVKVSQLHIQFQGGFSSRLCTLEGCRAGEELVRRSTLYPQDVHAMQRFQVEEMVLDKLKITFEDSMDFFGRIVVYHLGVLGERL